One segment of Cohaesibacter intestini DNA contains the following:
- a CDS encoding EAL domain-containing protein — protein sequence MTANKKWVFAVTTRTQTSEIVASKARTRFFALSTLPAFFAALVVVVATFVAEDVSREFEHNDMRRYLQQKTNLIGSRLQGRITANVELVRGLAATIATDSDIDQERFTALANSLDNARSDIQSFAVAPDLVVSMVHPLEGNEAVLGLDYRTNEAQRAMALQARDTKETIFAGPVDLVQGGRGFIARYPIFNRLPNGREQFWGLLAAVIDADTLLKLSGIVDNTEVDFALVGRDGRGFAGNQFFGDAKILENDPVSNFIDFGSGQWILYAIPKGGWATTSKNVWFIRAVGLCIFFLVVVPIYGIGRLYQERGVHLADNLANQQKLAHMTKRLEMALQSSKIGVWEFDPALEKTHWDERMKELHGLPLHEDVTDQFWRDRLHPDDRDRVIEEIRVAVENGTLFKSQFRIRPAGGKELTIRAVGSLLVSASGERRLIGVNWDISEDVAREHELEEARAESERRYLALEQAQVKIRESALHDFLTGLPNRRYLDDLLHRRNGDGPCIDDQSCLIKIDLDGFKEVNDNYGHAAGDAILVEVASLLRRVISEEEFTARVGGDEFIILCQTDEELERPVALCGEVLEALQTPIEFNGRKCRIGASIGIALSVDAKNDPDKLLSNADLALYQSKQTGKGRYSFFSEPLVQKARQQRRLADDVLRGIENREFIAFYQGQYSAKTHELVGAEALARWQHPERGLVSPFEFVETAEALGVMGAIDAQILDHVIATKKRFDQQGFVVPRLSVNVSAKRLGDKDLIGNLRKLDINPESLTFELVESTFLDRSDAQVAANIRQIRDMGIDIEIDDFGTAYASIVSLTHLLPNRLKIDRELVLPIIEREDQRELVHSIIHIGRTLGIGSVAEGVESMEHAEILRIMGVDILQGFAFCRPLSAEDFYRHHHTSTGSKAWRVAAT from the coding sequence ATGACCGCGAACAAAAAATGGGTGTTTGCAGTGACGACTCGAACGCAAACCAGTGAAATTGTTGCTTCCAAGGCACGAACGCGATTCTTCGCGCTTTCGACTTTGCCCGCGTTTTTTGCTGCATTGGTGGTCGTGGTCGCCACCTTCGTTGCCGAAGATGTCAGTCGTGAATTCGAGCACAATGACATGCGCAGGTACCTTCAGCAGAAAACCAACCTGATCGGATCTCGCTTGCAGGGCCGCATCACCGCCAATGTCGAGCTGGTTCGTGGTTTGGCCGCAACCATTGCAACGGATTCCGACATTGATCAGGAGCGTTTCACTGCTCTCGCCAACAGCCTTGATAATGCCCGCAGCGACATCCAGAGCTTTGCCGTCGCACCGGACCTTGTCGTTTCCATGGTCCACCCGCTCGAGGGCAATGAGGCAGTGCTTGGATTGGACTATCGCACCAATGAAGCACAACGGGCCATGGCTTTGCAGGCCCGCGATACAAAGGAGACGATATTTGCCGGGCCAGTCGATCTGGTGCAGGGTGGGCGTGGGTTCATTGCCCGCTATCCGATTTTCAATCGTCTCCCCAACGGCAGAGAGCAATTCTGGGGTCTTCTGGCGGCGGTCATTGATGCCGACACGCTGCTGAAATTATCGGGGATCGTCGATAATACTGAGGTTGATTTCGCGCTGGTGGGGCGTGATGGGCGAGGTTTTGCCGGCAATCAGTTTTTTGGTGATGCGAAGATTCTGGAGAATGATCCGGTCAGCAACTTCATTGACTTCGGCTCGGGACAATGGATCCTCTATGCGATTCCAAAGGGGGGATGGGCGACCACTTCAAAAAATGTGTGGTTCATCCGTGCCGTCGGATTGTGCATCTTCTTTTTGGTTGTTGTGCCGATTTACGGGATTGGGCGCCTTTATCAGGAGCGCGGGGTTCATCTGGCAGACAATCTGGCCAATCAGCAAAAACTCGCCCATATGACCAAACGTCTGGAAATGGCGTTGCAAAGCTCGAAAATCGGGGTTTGGGAGTTCGATCCGGCCTTGGAAAAAACCCATTGGGACGAGCGCATGAAGGAGTTGCATGGGCTGCCTCTCCATGAAGATGTCACGGATCAATTCTGGCGTGACAGACTCCACCCCGATGACAGGGACCGGGTGATCGAGGAGATTCGTGTTGCGGTCGAGAATGGCACCCTGTTCAAATCGCAATTCCGGATCCGACCTGCAGGTGGCAAGGAACTCACCATCCGGGCTGTCGGCTCGTTGCTGGTCAGTGCCAGTGGTGAGCGCCGGCTGATCGGGGTCAATTGGGACATTTCGGAAGATGTTGCCCGCGAGCACGAACTCGAAGAAGCGCGCGCCGAAAGCGAGCGCCGCTATCTGGCACTGGAACAGGCTCAAGTGAAAATCCGGGAAAGTGCCCTGCATGACTTCCTGACCGGACTGCCAAATCGTCGCTATCTTGACGACTTGCTTCACCGACGCAACGGTGACGGTCCCTGTATTGATGATCAGTCATGTCTCATCAAGATAGATCTCGATGGCTTCAAGGAAGTCAATGACAATTACGGTCACGCCGCAGGCGATGCGATCCTCGTTGAAGTGGCCTCCTTATTGCGTAGAGTGATCAGCGAGGAGGAATTCACCGCCCGTGTTGGTGGCGACGAGTTCATTATTCTCTGCCAAACCGATGAAGAACTGGAGCGTCCCGTCGCCCTGTGTGGTGAGGTGCTGGAAGCCCTCCAGACCCCGATCGAGTTCAACGGCAGGAAATGCCGCATCGGGGCCAGCATCGGTATTGCCCTCTCGGTGGATGCCAAAAACGATCCGGACAAGCTGTTGTCCAATGCGGACCTTGCGCTCTATCAGTCCAAACAGACAGGCAAGGGGCGTTATAGCTTCTTCAGTGAGCCGTTGGTTCAGAAAGCCCGACAGCAACGCCGTCTTGCCGACGATGTGCTGCGCGGCATCGAAAACCGAGAGTTTATCGCCTTCTATCAGGGACAATATTCCGCCAAGACCCACGAGCTGGTCGGAGCCGAGGCGCTGGCACGCTGGCAGCATCCAGAGCGCGGCCTGGTCAGCCCGTTCGAGTTTGTCGAAACGGCTGAAGCCCTTGGCGTCATGGGGGCGATTGACGCCCAGATTCTTGATCATGTGATTGCCACCAAGAAACGCTTCGATCAACAGGGCTTTGTCGTGCCGCGCCTGTCGGTCAATGTCTCTGCCAAACGTCTTGGTGACAAGGATCTGATTGGCAATCTCAGAAAGCTCGATATCAATCCCGAAAGTCTGACCTTCGAGCTGGTGGAATCCACCTTCCTGGACCGTAGCGACGCGCAGGTTGCGGCCAATATCCGGCAAATTCGCGATATGGGCATCGACATTGAAATCGATGATTTCGGCACCGCTTACGCCTCGATCGTCAGCCTGACCCACCTGCTACCAAACCGTCTGAAGATTGACCGTGAACTGGTCTTGCCGATCATCGAGCGCGAAGACCAGCGCGAGTTGGTCCATTCCATCATCCATATCGGCCGCACTCTTGGCATCGGCTCGGTGGCTGAAGGGGTTGAGAGCATGGAACATGCCGAGATTTTGCGCATCATGGGGGTCGACATCCTGCAAGGCTTTGCCTTCTGTCGTCCCCTGTCGGCGGAGGATTTCTACCGCCATCATCACACATCAACCGGCTCCAAGGCATGGCGGGTTGCCGCGACTTGA
- the pncB gene encoding nicotinate phosphoribosyltransferase — MPTDLAARVYSHRWKIDPIVRSLIDTDFYKLLMAQSVFHNRSNVHVTFSLINRSKDVPLAKLIDEGELRAQLDHIRTLRLSRGESTWLRGNMFYGKRSMFHPDFMEWFENLTLPPYHLERVGDQYELSFEGDWPAVMLWEIPALSVLMELRSRAILHEMKQFELQVLYARAMTKLWEKVEQLRTIGDVKIADFGTRRRHSFLWQDWCVQAMHEGLGENFVGTSNCLIAMRRELEAIGTNAHELPMVYSALATSDEELANAPYQVLKDWQAEHDGNLRIILPDTYGTKGFLERAPDWLTGWTGIRIDSGNPAEAAEIALQWWRDRGEDPSEKRIIFSDGLDVEMIAELYQQFNHRARISFGWGTLLTNDFRTLVKGDGLAPFSLVCKAVSANGNPTVKLSDNPNKAMGPASEIDRYKRVFRVGDQTAQDVIV, encoded by the coding sequence ATGCCAACGGATCTCGCCGCGCGCGTCTACAGCCATCGCTGGAAAATAGATCCCATCGTCCGATCGCTGATCGATACTGATTTCTATAAGCTCTTGATGGCCCAGTCGGTCTTTCACAACAGATCGAATGTTCATGTCACCTTCAGTCTGATCAATCGGTCAAAAGATGTGCCATTGGCCAAGCTGATCGATGAAGGGGAGTTGCGCGCCCAACTCGACCATATCCGAACCCTGCGCCTGTCGCGGGGGGAAAGCACGTGGCTGCGTGGCAATATGTTCTATGGCAAGCGGTCGATGTTTCATCCCGATTTCATGGAATGGTTCGAAAATCTGACCCTGCCACCCTATCATCTGGAACGGGTCGGCGATCAGTATGAGTTGAGCTTTGAAGGGGACTGGCCGGCGGTGATGCTGTGGGAGATCCCCGCTCTGTCGGTGCTGATGGAACTCAGGTCGCGAGCAATCCTGCATGAGATGAAGCAGTTTGAGCTGCAGGTGCTTTATGCCCGGGCAATGACCAAGCTTTGGGAAAAGGTCGAGCAGCTGCGGACCATCGGGGATGTCAAGATTGCCGATTTTGGCACCCGCAGGCGTCATTCCTTCCTGTGGCAGGACTGGTGCGTGCAGGCAATGCATGAAGGCCTGGGCGAGAATTTTGTCGGCACCTCCAATTGCCTGATTGCCATGCGACGCGAGCTCGAAGCCATCGGCACCAATGCGCACGAGTTGCCGATGGTCTATTCAGCGCTCGCCACCAGCGACGAAGAGCTGGCCAACGCCCCCTATCAGGTGCTCAAGGACTGGCAGGCAGAGCATGACGGCAACTTGCGGATCATCTTGCCCGATACCTATGGCACCAAAGGCTTTCTGGAACGGGCACCGGATTGGCTGACCGGTTGGACCGGCATCCGCATCGACAGCGGCAATCCGGCGGAAGCGGCAGAAATTGCCCTTCAATGGTGGCGTGATCGCGGCGAGGATCCATCCGAGAAAAGGATCATTTTCTCCGACGGGCTGGATGTCGAGATGATCGCCGAGCTCTATCAGCAATTCAACCATCGTGCCCGCATTTCCTTTGGCTGGGGCACCTTGTTGACCAATGATTTCCGCACATTGGTCAAAGGCGATGGGCTGGCGCCTTTTTCGCTGGTCTGCAAGGCGGTGTCGGCCAATGGCAACCCGACGGTCAAACTGTCGGACAATCCGAACAAGGCCATGGGGCCCGCCAGCGAAATCGACCGCTACAAACGTGTGTTCCGGGTCGGAGACCAGACCGCGCAAGATGTCATCGTATGA
- a CDS encoding c-type cytochrome, whose protein sequence is MNFFELNKAFGALLAALIFIMVTGMVTGYIFHEETPETPGYVIEIADASDTGGPAKEAEEEVDFATLLASADIDKGEKVTKKCQSCHTFEAGAGAKTGPNLHDVFGRAVASVDGFGYSDAMTEFGAGKSWDADTLNAFLTKPKDLVGKTSMAFAGLKKDTDRANLIGYLQSLNN, encoded by the coding sequence ATGAACTTTTTCGAACTGAACAAAGCCTTTGGCGCGCTGTTGGCCGCGCTGATCTTCATCATGGTGACAGGCATGGTCACGGGTTACATTTTCCATGAGGAAACACCCGAGACACCGGGTTACGTGATTGAGATTGCAGACGCATCCGATACCGGCGGTCCGGCCAAGGAAGCCGAAGAGGAAGTGGATTTTGCCACCCTGTTGGCTTCAGCCGATATCGACAAGGGTGAAAAGGTCACCAAGAAATGCCAGTCCTGCCATACGTTTGAAGCCGGTGCCGGCGCCAAAACCGGTCCGAACCTGCATGATGTCTTTGGCCGTGCGGTTGCCAGCGTCGATGGCTTTGGCTATTCCGATGCCATGACCGAATTCGGTGCAGGCAAAAGCTGGGATGCAGACACGCTCAACGCCTTCCTGACCAAGCCAAAGGATCTTGTTGGCAAGACCTCCATGGCCTTTGCCGGTCTGAAGAAGGATACCGACCGCGCCAACCTGATCGGTTATCTGCAAAGCCTGAACAACTGA
- a CDS encoding 3-deoxy-manno-octulosonate cytidylyltransferase, producing MSAVNHPGKSVILIPARMTSVRLPNKPMLDIAGEPMIVHVWRRAMQANVGQVLVAADCHQIAQAVRDAGGDAVVTNPDHASGSDRIFEALEHIDPNKRIDYVINVQGDLPTINPAVIRSCLEPMEDPEVDITTLAVEIREEAEKTNPNVVKVVGSPLSKDRMRALYFTRATAPFGDGPLYHHIGLYCYRRKALERFISLNVSPLEGREKLEQLRALEAGMRIDVSIVDDVPLGVDTPADLEKAKAILAFQS from the coding sequence ATGTCGGCTGTAAATCATCCAGGGAAATCGGTCATTCTCATTCCCGCTCGGATGACATCTGTCCGTCTGCCGAACAAGCCCATGCTCGATATTGCAGGGGAACCGATGATCGTTCATGTATGGCGGCGTGCCATGCAAGCCAACGTCGGGCAGGTTTTGGTTGCCGCAGATTGTCACCAGATCGCTCAGGCAGTGCGTGATGCAGGTGGTGACGCCGTCGTGACAAATCCCGATCACGCCTCTGGCTCCGATCGCATCTTTGAAGCGCTCGAGCATATCGACCCGAACAAGCGCATAGATTATGTGATCAATGTGCAAGGGGACCTGCCGACCATCAATCCAGCCGTGATCCGCTCCTGCCTTGAGCCGATGGAAGACCCTGAGGTCGATATCACCACGCTGGCGGTCGAGATCCGTGAAGAAGCCGAAAAGACCAATCCCAATGTCGTCAAGGTCGTTGGTTCTCCGTTGAGCAAGGACCGCATGCGGGCGCTGTATTTCACCCGTGCGACCGCCCCTTTTGGTGATGGTCCGCTCTATCACCATATCGGCCTCTACTGCTACCGCCGCAAGGCGTTGGAACGCTTTATCAGCCTGAATGTCTCTCCCCTTGAAGGGCGCGAGAAACTGGAACAATTGCGGGCACTTGAAGCTGGCATGCGGATCGATGTGTCGATCGTTGACGACGTGCCGCTCGGGGTTGACACGCCTGCCGATCTTGAGAAAGCTAAAGCCATCCTTGCCTTCCAATCCTGA
- a CDS encoding prephenate dehydratase has protein sequence MTIKKVVFQGEPGANSHIACNNVYPDFEAVPMATFEDCFNAVQNDDADLAMIPVENSVAGRVADIHHLMPTSDLHIIGEYFLPIHHQLVGVRGASLDEVKSVQSHVMALGQCRKVIREMGVRAVIGADTAGSARQISERKDPSQAAIASDLAADIYDLDILKQDVEDETHNTTRFIILSKYPIKADHGVGPVVTTFFFRVRNVPAALYKAMGGFATNGVNMTKLESYQTGGKFFATQFYADIEGHPDDPRVELALEELRFFSAEFKILGVYPAHSYRNTNAEPEANRALRPSPDV, from the coding sequence ATGACCATCAAGAAAGTCGTCTTTCAGGGAGAGCCCGGAGCCAATTCCCATATTGCCTGCAACAATGTCTATCCCGACTTTGAAGCGGTACCGATGGCGACTTTTGAAGATTGCTTTAATGCGGTTCAGAATGATGATGCCGATCTGGCAATGATTCCGGTGGAGAATTCGGTGGCTGGCCGCGTTGCAGACATTCACCATTTGATGCCAACCTCGGACCTGCACATCATCGGTGAATATTTCCTGCCCATTCATCACCAACTTGTGGGGGTGCGGGGGGCATCTCTCGATGAGGTGAAAAGCGTTCAGAGCCATGTGATGGCCCTTGGCCAATGCCGAAAGGTGATTCGTGAAATGGGCGTGCGTGCGGTGATCGGAGCGGACACAGCAGGCTCCGCCCGGCAGATTTCAGAGCGCAAGGATCCCTCTCAGGCGGCCATTGCCTCGGACTTGGCCGCTGACATTTATGATTTGGATATTCTCAAACAGGATGTCGAGGATGAAACCCACAACACCACCCGCTTCATCATCCTGTCGAAATATCCGATCAAGGCCGACCACGGGGTTGGGCCTGTGGTCACGACCTTCTTCTTCAGGGTTCGCAACGTGCCCGCCGCGCTCTACAAGGCAATGGGTGGTTTCGCGACCAACGGCGTCAATATGACCAAGCTGGAAAGCTATCAGACCGGCGGCAAGTTCTTCGCCACCCAGTTCTACGCCGATATTGAAGGGCACCCGGATGACCCTCGCGTGGAGCTGGCACTCGAAGAGTTGCGCTTCTTTTCCGCCGAGTTCAAGATCCTCGGAGTCTATCCAGCGCATAGCTATCGCAACACAAATGCCGAACCGGAAGCCAACCGTGCTCTGCGTCCAAGTCCGGATGTTTGA
- a CDS encoding extracellular solute-binding protein, with amino-acid sequence MPQSMRQSCFKSLRAPLMGLLLLSSGAVGALVEPGRAEALEFETWLHGTSLMGDVKYPTDFTRFDYVNPDAPKGGTVKMAVQGSYDSFNQIITKGDPASGLGYLYDTLMAASFDEVSTEYGLLAEAIFVGPDFSFVKFRLRENATWHDGQPITAEDVVWSFEQQTKLNPQVGFYYSHVTKAEVTGEREVTFSFDQTGNRELPHIVGQLSIMPKHWWTGTDADGNPRDIAKGTLEPPLGSGPYKIGEFSAGKSVTFTRVDDYWAKDLNVNVGRYNMDEIQIEYFRDDTVMFENFKSGGYDYRVETTAQRWAVQYDFPAAKDGRVVTELFPDTARGVMVGFIPNLRREKFSDIRVRKALNYVFNFEEMNRTLFFDQYSRISSYFFGTDLASKGAAEGRVAELLSDLGDKVPPAAFEPYTNPKVESREDLRDNLKKALELFKEAGWEPRTEVDEEKKPQGFFHSIMVTLGLASDPTKVVMRNDKGEAFEIEYLLNSSGFERVALRLQASLERVGIKLDIRMVDSSQYINRLRSRDYDLIYSGWAQSLSPGNEQREFFGSSSADREGSRNFAGIKNEAVDALIDKIIFATDRAELVAATKAMDRVLLANHYTLPGWTLPADRIARWDKFSHPKPLPMMTVGFPDIWWWDKDKAAAVAAKN; translated from the coding sequence GTGCCTCAATCCATGCGCCAAAGCTGTTTCAAGTCCCTGCGCGCGCCCCTGATGGGGCTGCTGCTGCTGTCGAGTGGAGCCGTTGGCGCACTGGTGGAACCGGGCCGGGCCGAAGCACTGGAATTCGAAACCTGGCTGCATGGCACCTCGCTGATGGGGGATGTGAAATATCCTACCGATTTCACCCGCTTCGATTACGTCAATCCCGACGCGCCAAAGGGTGGCACGGTCAAGATGGCGGTGCAGGGAAGCTATGACAGCTTCAACCAGATCATCACCAAGGGCGATCCGGCCAGTGGCCTTGGCTATCTCTATGATACGCTAATGGCGGCAAGCTTTGACGAAGTGTCGACCGAGTATGGCCTGTTGGCCGAGGCAATTTTTGTGGGGCCGGATTTCTCCTTCGTGAAATTCCGCCTCAGGGAGAATGCCACATGGCATGATGGCCAGCCTATCACGGCGGAAGATGTGGTCTGGTCGTTTGAGCAGCAAACCAAACTCAATCCTCAGGTCGGCTTCTATTATTCCCATGTCACCAAGGCGGAAGTGACCGGCGAGCGAGAGGTGACCTTCAGCTTCGATCAGACCGGCAACCGGGAATTGCCCCATATTGTCGGCCAGCTTTCGATCATGCCGAAGCATTGGTGGACGGGCACAGATGCAGACGGCAACCCGCGCGATATTGCCAAGGGCACGTTGGAGCCTCCGCTTGGCTCCGGGCCCTACAAGATTGGAGAATTCTCGGCGGGCAAGAGTGTCACTTTCACGCGGGTGGATGATTATTGGGCCAAGGATCTCAATGTCAATGTCGGACGTTACAATATGGATGAGATCCAGATTGAATATTTCCGCGACGACACCGTGATGTTCGAGAATTTCAAGTCCGGCGGCTATGACTATCGGGTCGAGACCACGGCCCAACGTTGGGCGGTGCAATATGACTTCCCGGCGGCCAAGGATGGCCGTGTGGTCACCGAACTGTTCCCCGATACAGCACGCGGCGTGATGGTGGGGTTCATTCCCAACCTGCGACGCGAGAAATTCAGCGATATCCGCGTCCGCAAGGCACTCAATTATGTCTTCAATTTCGAGGAAATGAACCGCACCCTGTTCTTTGATCAATATAGCCGCATTTCGAGCTACTTCTTCGGCACCGATCTGGCCAGCAAGGGCGCAGCTGAAGGGCGGGTTGCTGAATTGTTGAGCGATTTGGGCGACAAGGTGCCGCCCGCTGCCTTTGAGCCTTACACCAATCCCAAGGTCGAGAGCCGGGAAGATTTGCGCGACAACTTGAAAAAGGCACTTGAGCTGTTCAAGGAAGCGGGCTGGGAGCCACGTACCGAGGTGGATGAGGAGAAGAAACCGCAAGGCTTTTTCCATTCCATCATGGTGACGCTGGGGTTGGCGAGCGACCCGACCAAGGTCGTCATGCGCAACGACAAGGGTGAAGCCTTCGAGATTGAATATCTGCTCAACAGTTCCGGGTTCGAGCGGGTTGCCCTGCGCCTGCAGGCCTCGCTGGAGCGGGTCGGGATCAAGCTCGATATCCGGATGGTCGACAGCTCGCAATATATCAACCGTCTGCGCAGCCGCGATTATGATCTGATCTATTCCGGCTGGGCGCAGAGCCTGTCGCCAGGCAACGAGCAACGGGAGTTTTTCGGCTCAAGTTCTGCTGACCGGGAAGGTTCGCGCAACTTTGCCGGTATCAAGAATGAAGCGGTGGATGCGCTGATCGACAAGATTATCTTTGCCACAGATCGCGCCGAGCTGGTGGCTGCAACCAAAGCGATGGATCGGGTGTTGCTGGCCAATCACTACACACTCCCCGGCTGGACCCTGCCTGCGGACCGGATTGCGCGCTGGGACAAATTCTCCCATCCCAAGCCCCTGCCGATGATGACTGTGGGCTTCCCTGACATCTGGTGGTGGGACAAGGACAAGGCGGCTGCTGTTGCGGCCAAGAACTGA
- a CDS encoding YbaK/EbsC family protein, producing MNQPNQHKPKKSSKDRVREAGEALGLAIEIVTMPASTRTAEEAAEACGCAVGQIVKSLIFERHDNQHLALLLIAGDNRADMDLAARVIGTSLDRADPKKVRADTGFAIGGVAPIGHLCEMEVYMDPALLTHATVWAAAGAPNSVFEVKPDALQAATKATLLA from the coding sequence ATGAACCAGCCAAACCAGCACAAGCCGAAGAAAAGCTCGAAGGATCGGGTCCGCGAGGCTGGCGAGGCGCTTGGTCTGGCGATTGAGATCGTGACAATGCCCGCCTCCACCCGCACGGCGGAAGAGGCGGCAGAGGCCTGTGGCTGCGCAGTGGGGCAGATCGTCAAGAGCCTGATCTTCGAACGCCACGACAATCAGCATCTGGCACTGTTGCTGATCGCGGGGGACAATCGGGCGGATATGGATCTGGCGGCCCGGGTGATCGGCACCAGCCTTGACCGGGCGGACCCGAAAAAAGTGCGTGCGGACACCGGGTTTGCCATTGGGGGCGTCGCTCCGATTGGCCATTTGTGCGAGATGGAAGTCTATATGGACCCGGCCCTATTGACCCATGCCACTGTCTGGGCAGCGGCAGGGGCGCCGAACTCGGTGTTTGAGGTCAAGCCGGATGCCTTGCAGGCGGCCACCAAGGCAACCTTGCTCGCCTAG
- the pncA gene encoding bifunctional nicotinamidase/pyrazinamidase translates to MKSVSHQALIIIDLQNDFCPGGALAVPDGDAIISRINQMQQSFDHIVLTQDWHPAGHKSFASSHQGKTAYEHVTMPYGDQILWPDHCVQGSEGAAFHNDLETDCASMILRKGTNPAIDSYSAFFENDHHTPTGLEGYLRERGVVALMMVGLATDFCVRYSAVDAAKLGFDVSVDLAACRAIDMEGSLAAALQDMRDHGVQFFD, encoded by the coding sequence ATGAAAAGCGTGTCCCATCAAGCTCTTATCATTATTGACTTGCAAAATGATTTCTGCCCCGGTGGTGCGCTGGCCGTGCCGGACGGCGATGCCATCATCAGCCGGATCAACCAGATGCAGCAGAGCTTTGACCATATCGTGTTGACGCAGGACTGGCATCCAGCGGGGCATAAATCTTTTGCCTCAAGCCATCAGGGCAAGACCGCTTATGAGCATGTCACCATGCCCTATGGTGATCAGATCCTCTGGCCCGACCATTGTGTTCAGGGCAGCGAGGGCGCCGCCTTCCACAACGATCTGGAAACGGACTGCGCATCCATGATCTTGCGAAAAGGCACCAACCCGGCGATCGATAGCTATTCGGCCTTTTTTGAAAATGATCATCACACGCCAACCGGGCTCGAGGGCTATTTGCGCGAAAGGGGCGTGGTTGCCTTGATGATGGTGGGTCTGGCCACCGATTTCTGTGTGCGCTATTCGGCTGTGGATGCGGCCAAGCTGGGCTTTGATGTGTCCGTCGATCTGGCGGCTTGCCGGGCCATCGACATGGAAGGGTCGCTCGCCGCCGCGTTGCAGGATATGCGTGACCATGGGGTCCAGTTCTTCGACTGA